A genomic region of Balaenoptera acutorostrata chromosome 4, mBalAcu1.1, whole genome shotgun sequence contains the following coding sequences:
- the PTTG1IP gene encoding pituitary tumor-transforming gene 1 protein-interacting protein isoform X1: MASGRVRGPTPRLGLALGGAALFLLLLPEAAAQGCSQNTNRTCEECLKNVSCLWCNTDKACLDYPVTKILPPSSLCKLSSARWGVCWVNFEALIIALSVLGGALLLGVACCCCCCCYGKRRSRRPDKSEERAAREREERRVRQEERRAEMKSRHDEIRRKYGLFREENPYARFENN, from the exons ATGGCGTCCGGCAGGGTCCGCGGGCCAACGCCGCGCTTGGGACTGGCCCTCGGCGGCGCCGCGCTGTTCCTGCTGCTCCTCCCGGAGGCCGCCGCGCAGG GTTGTTCTCAGAACACAAACAGAACCTGTGAAGAGTGCCTGAAAAACGTCTCT TGTCTTTGGTGCAACACTGACAAGGCGTGCTTGGACTACCCGGTGACCAAAATCCTGCCGCCCAGCTCTCTCTGCAAGCTGAGCTCTGCGCGCTGGGGCGTGTGCTGGG TGAACTTCGAGGCCCTGATCATCGCCCTGTCGGTGCTGGGGGGCGCCCTGCTGCTGGGCGtcgcctgctgctgctgctgctgctgctatggGAAGCGGCGGAGCCGGCGGCCGGACAAGAGCGAGGAGAGGGCCGCTCGGGAGCGCGAGGAGCGCCGGGTCCGCCAGGAGGAGCG GAGAGCAGAGATGAAGTCAAGACATGATGAAATCAGAAGGAAATATG GTTTGTTTAGAGAAGAAAACCCATATGCTAGATTCGAGAACAACTGA